A portion of the Betta splendens chromosome 2, fBetSpl5.4, whole genome shotgun sequence genome contains these proteins:
- the ank2b gene encoding ankyrin-2b isoform X5, which translates to MGNTAMCKVCGSDKGLRTVGSLSDLDHNALPDYYCVDHFPLQPPLIVSDSNTSFLRAARAGNIDKVLEYLKGGVDISTCNQNGLNALHLAAKEGHMDLVQELLDRGAAVDSATKKGNTALHISSLAGQAEVVKTLVKRGADINAQSQNGFTPLYMAAQENHLDVVRYLLENGGNQSTATEDGFTPLAIALQQGHNQVVSVLLENDTKGKVRLPALHIAARKDDTKSAALLLQNDHNADVQSKMMVNRTTESGFTPLHIAAHYGNVNVATLLLNRGAAVDFTARNGITPLHVASKRGNTNMVCLLLDRGSQIDAKTRDGLTPLHCAARSGHDTAVELLLERGAPLLARTKNGLSPLHMAAQGDHVECVKHLLQHKAPVDDVTLDYLTALHVAAHCGHYRVTKLLLDKRANPNARALNGFTPLHIACKKNRVKVMELLVKYGASIQAITESGLTPIHVAAFMGHLNIVLLLLQNGASPDVSNIRGETALHMAARAGQVEVVRCLLRNGAMVDARAREDQTPLHIASRLGKTEIVQLLLQHMAHPDAATTNGYTPLHISAREGQVETASVLLEAGASHSLATKKGFTPLHVASKYGSLDVAKLLLQRHAPPDSAGKNGLTPLHVAAHYDNQKVALLLLDKGASSHAMAKNGYTPLHIAAKKNQMEIATVLLQYGAETNILTKQGVTPLHLASQEGHADMAALLMSKGAQVNIPTKSGLTALHLAAQEDKVAVAEILARNGANLDQQTKLGYTPLIVACHYGNAKMVNFLLQNGANVNAKTKNGYTPLHQAAQQGNTHIINVLLQYGAKPNAITVNGNTALGIARRLGYISVVDTLRVVTEEIITTTTTVTEKHKLNVPETMTEVLDVSDEEGCQFTVGTTASQSNHSEDTMTGDGGEYLRAEDLRELGDDSLPGQYLDGMNYLRFSLEAGRTDSSDRSFTPTHHSYYSPKHEGLMEELLTSHQVSSLTRENERDSYRLSWGTENLDNVALSSSPIHSGFLVSFMVDARGGAMRGCRHNGLRIIIPPRKCSAPTRVTCRLVKRHRLATMPPMVEGEGLASRLIEVGPSGAQFLGKLHLPSAPPPLNEGESLVSRILQLGPPGTKFLGPVIVEIPHFAALRGNERELVILRSETGESWKEHHCEHTQEELNQILNGMDEELDTPEELERKRICRIITRDFPQYFAVVSRIKQDSNLIGPEGGILSSTVVPQVQAVFPEGALTKRIRVGLQAQPVGVDVVRKILGNKATFSPIVTLEPRRRKFHKPITMTIPVPKSNSDPVLNGFGGDTPTLRLLCSITGGTTPAQWEDITGTTPLTFINDCVSFTTNVSARFWLIDCRQVQESVNFSTQVYREIICVPYMAKFVIFAKTHDPIEARLRCFCMTDDKIDKTLEQQENFTEVARSRDVEVLEGKPIYADCFGNLVPLTKSGQHHLFSFFAFKENRLALFIKIRDNTQEPCGRLSFMKEPRNYRSLTQNAICNLNITLPSYCKESDSDQEQEEETSRTRDKYEETETSVLKSELIREPDLLSDVSEMKQDLIKMSAILTADSTEKSPSLGGCGVEKGTEEVSGEPLEIMEKDLEKVKQDLEKVSKILRSGTYEGEAAEEAAKAARVAEEWVLLSDTEIEEAKEMAALEIQEPVLRESRANRGAPRPKAIKDSGDLKEYLLDAPVSSKTKAKKEPVTQERFTDVVLRKSGKPTTPTKVHDKTTAGDIKKPVRKKGKDQGQTEELTEAGALLSVPKAPAPKSPVSPVVEETPIGSIKDKVKALQQKVEAEQRSKKVTGSKPSQLPVMSKSSSKAKESPKSKQGPPKSPKADSEKLEETMSVKELMQAFQTGQDPSKRKSGLFELKTTKTKSETETIQSKSMTKALTSRVSQEKEVSLDSKPQKKETTGQDRGKDTKAVPTTESELTETVDFGNGGLDDSSDSLKHEGAAESLSASSGNGTPHLSSEDSDKHEGLATPGTSPESLCLSPKTGQQISMAGSVKTEHKDTDKSGDSALGATGNQLSTELSPPVSSSNSADDHITSESLSVVRSESKPSKPQKLVKRVSETVETFLSDDESPDHQLVLPLAGSPAFRSFFQSHESLELPLKQDSDTLSPIADDSLTISHRDSLDGSPLLEENSSHKSPDSIEPSPTKESPPQDSLENSPVEQKSYPCFPPAPGQPSKSRSHPEPSKEPDYPQDVLRGRLLRDHEASADDDSCEQTSQMTSSGKSPLSPDTPSSEEVSYEVTPKPPDHTLLYVPSKPTAIPEDPEEEDTSESYEVKRKITPEDEMFKMAAKIKTFDEMEQEEKSKKNSRKDLFPSADAKIGEDSYETLEATSEKLSQSECGLNRPTEESQLALFNDPHNKVQPPSPFSAGLHEGSHNKEAKKTTTASVTSEGPHSVSDQHLSKAKPEAAQQQRVQSVKDDKDSSDKKSSITSSTENRTDEQKEESLRKSKENRDNNGQALGQQSGLIKPSSNVTDEVKGDHREHPAAPEAGLGATVTPGQKQEMFKPEVCVYDDAEEDDEAPVVPRTESKGVTAKVDSDSWPAMREDDATFAARVKEEEQKILNLVVDRQSLQATPDTTPGRTPTEDSTPTSEPNPFLFQEGKLFEMTRSGAIDMTKRSYEEEGGGFAFFQIGEQPLEEPLLEDDRQEGRGSAAESEVGLNLTLQVKTEEAENLTQTTALQCQSPADSDQLTSKADASKSKIPKMGISASGKPTKKDKTSPEDTETKKDADLNEGFLDLDKGSPDQMITNVQTAESTVTRSVYSEQGQESSDSSPEEPQSVIEAPKASGKSKQSASSGVKKTPVKTKAKSAPHGRGKSTTPSQSHSTSSSTALKKESSFTSDSKSRIPVKASAVKPDSTAKRAESTQEKKLRVPVKKDTRRKSETDIGPSVDVKTKTPSSKAKSFCQEESTRPKKEQGRPLSAESAKSKGFQSRLPVRGKSGQSSQTSTPTKEKSNVPKEPFEFFEEISDEAAKLVARLAQAQAEAEKQQEAAIHSDDESSLVDSSLIERETFPEMQFPPSGDIFPIRPLWDDPVETQMQRIPDDKVQSQVDPQDEAERKEQRLAIIADHLGFSWTELARELNFSEERINLIRIENPNSLQDQSHALLNLWAEQEGKDTAESTLIKRLTKINRMDIVHLIETKIMKSTQDETSSHTYAEIEQTIALDHSEGFSALHEDMDSPSTGRRTEAARSSPGSGREVPVVSAEDLSSSLSSLHEAPGRSEADSTATGFLRNAQKEKLQKQMETTYTSQRIYEEVMDPVHTGSYKQEVAAELGMLSSDSSEDEVVTTRVVRRRVIIQADNLPDIPPQTVTEEKFIDEQGNMVVKKITRKVIRKYVSADGMETQEVTVEGSHQETVQIEEGDSVSRVVRRTVLHSEGDQQELTFSEPLALAGATASAFEVEPVQGRKVSKVVKTTVVRGERMEKQTGDPSLAADLPSAREDFEKALSYAGGFGKVLLPHVVEREIVQEDGSVLKRSRMRKSRTQKRTVVRDAQGKQVHLERLDDTPDALQPDALQQHLHRLLQRYCEDEHPEEEEDEEDEEKS; encoded by the exons ATGGGCAACACGGCTATGTGCAAGGTGTGTGGCTCAGACAAGGGCCTCAGGACGGTCGGGAGCCTCTCTGACCTGGACCACAATGCTTTGCCCGACTACTACTGTGTGGATCATTTCCCCCTGCAGCCCCCACTGATTGTG TCGGACAGCAACACTAGTTTCCTGCGAGCAGCCAGGGCGGGGAACATTGATAAAGTTTTGGAATATCTAAAAGGAGGAGTTGACATCAGCACCTGCAACCAG AATGGGCTCAATGCGCTACACCTGGCAGCCAAGGAGGGCCACATGGACCtggtccaggagctgctggacagaggagcgGCGGTGGATTCAGCCACAAAG AAAGGAAACACGGCTCTCCACATATCCTCTCTAGCTGGACAGGCTGAAGTGGTGAAGACCTTGGTCAAACGAGGAGCTGACATCAACGCTCAGTCTCAG AATGGATTCACTCCTCTGTACATGGCTGCGCAGGAGAATCACCTGGATGTGGTGCGGTACCTCCTTGAAAACGGAGGCAACCAGAGCACTGCTACAGAG GATGGCTTCACGCCTCTGGCCATCGCCCTCCAGCAGGGCCACAATCAAGTGGTTTCTGTCCTCCTGGAGAACGATACCAAAGGCAAGGTCCGCCTGCCCGCCTTGCACATCGCTGCACGCAAGGACGACACCAAGTCGGCTGCGCTGCTCCTGCAGAACGACCACAACGCTGACGTCCAGTCGAAG ATGATGGTCAATAGGACTACTGAG AGTGGATTCACCCCTCTGCATATCGCCGCCCACTACGGCAACGTCAACGTGGCCACACTCCTGCTGAACCGGGGGGCAGCGGTCGACTTCACCGCGAGG AACGGGATCACCCCCCTACATGTGGCCTCCAAGCGTGGAAACACTAACATGGTTTGCCTGTTACTGGACCGTGGCTCCCAGATTGACGCTAAAACAAGG GATGGCCTCACTCCGCTCCACTGTGCAGCCCGGAGTGGTCATGATacagctgtggagctgctgctggagcgagGAGCGCCCCTACTGGCCAGAACAAAG AACGGGCTGTCTCCTCTCCACATGGCGGCACAAGGTGATCATGTTGAATGTGTGaaacacctgctgcagcacaaggcccCGGTCGATGACGTCACGTTGGACTACTTGACAGCACTGCATGTGGCAGCGCACTGTGGTCACTACAGAGTCACCAAACTGCTGCTGGACAAGAGGGCCAACCCCAACGCCAGGGCGCTG AACGGCTTCACTCCGCTGCACATTGCCTGTAAGAAAAACCGTGTGAaagtgatggagctgctggtcaAATATGGAGCCTCCATCCAGGCCATCACAGAG TCTGGTTTGACTCCCATCCACGTAGCAGCCTTCATGGGTCATCTGAACATtgtcttgctgctgctgcaaaatgGGGCTTCGCCTGATGTCAGCAACATT CGTGGGGAGACAGCCCTGCACATGGCCGCCAGGGCAGGACAGGTGGAGGTGGTCCGATGTCTGCTGAGGAATGGAGCCATGGTGGATGCACGGGCGCGG GAGGACCAGACTCCCCTGCACATCGCCTCTCGTCTGGGAAAAACCGAGATTGTCCAGTTGCTTCTGCAGCACATGGCCCATCCCGATGCGGCCACAACCAACGGCTACACCCCGCTACACATATCGGCCAGGGAGGGGCAGGTGGAGACGGCCTcggtgctgctggaggccggCGCTTCACACTCATTGGCCACCAAG AAAGGTTTTACTCCCCTGCACGTGGCCTCTAAGTACGGAAGCCTGGACGTGGCCAAGCTTTTGCTGCAGCGGCACGCTCCTCCTGACTCTGCTGGGAAG AACGGCCTCACCCCGCTCCATGTTGCAGCGCATTACGATAACCAGAAGGTGGCGCTCTTGCTTTTGGACAAAGGAGCGTCCTCCCACGCCATGGCCAAG AACGGGTACACGCCTCTTCACATCGCAGCCAAGAAGAACCAGATGGAAATAGCCACGGTTCTGCTACAGTACGGAGCCGAGACCAACATCCTGACGAAGCAGGGCGTCACGCCGCTCCACCTGGCTTCGCAGGAGGGCCACGCTGACATGGCTGCTCTGCTCATGAGCAAGGGAGCTCAGGTCAACATCCCCACCAAG AGCGGCCTGACTGCCCTCCATCTGGCAGCGCAGGAGGACAAAGTGGCCGTCGCAGAGATCCTGGCCAGAAACGGAGCCAACCTGGACCAGCAGACCAAA TTGGGCTACACTCCTCTTATTGTAGCTTGTCACTATGGAAACGCAAAAATGGTCAACTTCCTGCTGCAGAACGGAGCCAACGTCAACGCCAAGACCAAG aACGGATACACTCCCCTTCACCAGGCGGCCCAGCAGGGCAACACGCACATCATCAACGTGCTGCTGCAGTACGGTGCCAAGCCCAACGCCATCACTGTG AATGGAAACACCGCTCTGGGGATTGCTCGGCGGCTCGGCTACATTTCTGTGGTGGACACGCTGAGGGTCGTCACGGAGGAGATCATCACCACCACAACA ACGgtgacagagaaacacaagctGAACGTTCCAGAGACCATGACCGAAGTGCTGGATGTCTCTGATGAAGAGG GTTGCCAGTTTACTGTTGGCACCACAGCGTCTCAGTCTAACCACA GTGAGGACACGATGACCGGTGATGGAGGGGAGTATCTGAGGGCCGAGGACCTGAGGGAGCTGGGAGACGACTCCCTGCCAGGACAGTACTTGGATGGGATGAACTACCTCCGCTTCAGCCTGGAGGCGGGACGCACGGACAG ttcgGACAGGTCCTTCACACCCACCCATCACAGTTACTACTCCCCTAAACATGAAGGCttgatggaggagctgctcaccAGTCATCAG GTTTCGTCGCTTACCAGGGAGAATGAGAGGGATTCATACAGACTGAGCTGGGGAACAGAAAACCTGGACAACGTGGCTTTGTCCTCCAGCCCCATCCACTCTGG CTTTCTGGTCAGCTTCATGGTGGACGCCAGAGGCGGGGCCATGCGCGGTTGCCGGCACAACGGCCTGCGCATCATCATCCCCCCCAGGAAGTGCAGCGCCCCCACACGCGTGACCTGCCGGCTGGTGAAGAGGCACCGTCTGGCCACCATGCCCCCCATGGTTGAGGGCGAGGGCTTGGCCAGCAGGCTCATTGAGGTCGGGCCGTCAGGAGCCCAGTTCCTCGG TAAACTGCACCTCCCCAGTGCCCCTCCGCCTCTTAATGAGGGAGAGAGTTTGGTTAGCAGAATCCTCCAGCTCGGCCCACCGGGAACAAAATTCCTTGG tccTGTCATTGTAGAAATCCCCCATTTCGCTGCCCTGCGGGGGAATGAGAGGGAGCTGGTGATCCTGAGGAGTGAGACGGGGGAAAGCTGGAAGGAGCACCACTGTGAACACACCCAGGAGGAACTCAACCAGATACTCAATGGCATGGATGAGG AGCTGGACACgcccgaggagctggagaggaagcgCATTTGCCGCATCATCACTAGAGATTTTCCACAGTACTTTGCAGTGGTGTCGCGCATCAAGCAGGACAGTAATCTGATTGGCCCAGAGGGAGGCATTCTGAGCAGCACAGTTGTGCCCCAAGTGcaggcagtgtttcctgagggggCCCTCACCAAGAGAATCAGGGTCGGGCTGCAG GCTCAGCCAGTGGGAGTAGATGTAGTGAGAAAGATCCTGGGAAACAAGGCCACCTTCAGCCCCATCGTCACCTTGGAGCCTCGCAGGAGGAAGTTCCATAAACCCATCACCATGACCATCCCTGTCCCCAAGAGCAACTCTGACCCAGTCCTCAACGGCTTCGGAGGGGACACCCCCACCTTACGGCTGCTCTGTAGTATAACTG gtggaacAACTCCAGCCCAGTGGGAGGACATAACTGGAACAACTCCGTTAACGTTTATCAATGACTGTGTTTCCTTTACCACCAATGTGTCCGCTAG GTTTTGGCTCATAGACTGTCGTCAGGTTCAGGAGTCGGTCAACTTCTCCACTCAGGTGTATCGGGAGATCATCTGTGTCCCTTACATGGCCAAGTTCGTCATCTTTGCCAAGACCCACGACCCCATCGAGGCCCGACTGCGCTGCTTCTGCATGACCGATGACAAGATCGACAAaacgctggagcagcaggagaattTCACCGAGGTGGCCCGAAGCCGAGACGTGGAG GTCCTGGAAGGCAAACCTATCTATGCAGACTGCTTTGGAAACCTGGTTCCTCTCACTAAGAGCGGCCAGCATCACCTCTTCAGCTTCTTTGCCTTTAAGGAGAACAGACTCGCCCTCTTCATCAAA ATCAGAGACAACACTCAGGAGCCTTGTGGTCGTCTGTCCTTCATGAAAGAACCCAGGAACTACCGATCGCTTACCCAGAATGCCATATGCAACCTCAACATCACCCTCCCGTCGTACtgcaag GAGTCCGATTCAGACCAGGAACAAGAGGAAGAG ACCAGCAGAACACGAGATAAAT ATGAAGAGACGGAGACATCAGTCCTGAAATCAGAGCTGATTCGAGAGCCAGACCTGCTATCCGACGTGTCAGAGATGAAGCAAGATTTGATTAAAATGAGTGCCATCTTGACTGCAGACTCCACAGAGAAATCCCCTTCCTTAGGAGGGTGTGGCGTAGAGAAAGGGACTGAGGAAGTATCTGGAGAACCATTAGAAATAATGGAGAAGGACTTAGAGAAAGTCAAACAGGACCTAGAGAAAGTCAGTAAGATACTGAGAAGTGGAACATATGAGGGCGAGGCAGCGGAAGAGGCAGCAAAAGCAGCTAGAGTGGCTGAGGAGTGGGTTCTCCTCTCAGACACTGAGATAGAAGAGGCCAAAGAGATGGCTGCCTTAGAAATTCAAGAGCCTGTCTTACGGGAAAGTAGAGCCAACAGAGGGGCTCCAAGACCCAAAGCCATAAAGGACAGTGGGGATCTTAAGGAATATTTGCTGGATGCACCAGTAAGCTCcaagacaaaagcaaaaaaagagcCAGTCACCCAAGAAAGATTTACTGATGTTGTTCTACGCAAAAGTGGGAAGCCAACCACTCCAACCAAAGTACATGACAAAACCACGGCTGGTGACATTAAAAAGCCAGTCAGAAAGAAGGGGAAAGACCAAGGGCAGACAGAGGAACTGACAGAGGCGGGTGCTCTTCTAAGTGTGCCTAAAGCCCCTGCCCCAAAGTCACCTGTATCCCCAGTGGTTGAAGAAACTCCCATTGGATCTATAAAGGACAAAGTCAAAGCCTTACAACAAAAAGTAGAGGCAGAACAAAGAAGCAAAAAGGTCACTGGAAGCAAGCCGTCACAATTGCCTGTTATGAGTAAATCCTCTTCAAAAGCCAAAGAAAGCCCTAAATCAAAACAGGGCCCTCCTAAATCCCCCAAAGCTGATTCAGAAAAGCTTGAGGAGACAATGTCAGTTAAAGAGCTGATGCAAGCTTTCCAAACAGGGCAAGACCCCTCAAAGAGAAAGTCTGGGCTATTTGAGCTcaaaactacaaagacaaaatCAGAAACCGAAACCATCCAATCAAAATCAATGACCAAAGCACTAACCTCACGTGTTTCCCAAGAGAAAGAAGTATCTTTGGATTCCAAACCACAGAAGAAAGAGACTACTGGGCAAGACAGAGGGAAAGACACCAAGGCAGTTCCTACCACAGAGTCAGAGCTAACAGAAACTGTAGACTTTGGAAATGGTGGCCTTGATGATAGCTCTGACAGCTTAAAGCACGAGGGTGCAGCTGAATCACTAAGTGCCAGTTCTGGAAATGGAACACCTCATCTGAGCTCTGAGGACAGTGATAAACATGAGGGTCTAGCCACCCCAGGCACAAGTCCTGAAAGTCTTTGTCTTTCACCTAAAACTGGACAACAGATCAGTATGGCTGGTTCAGTCAAAACAGAACATAAAGATACAGACAAGTCTGGAGACTCTGCTCTAGGGGCCACTGGTAACCAACTGTCAACAGAGTTGAGCCCACCTGTGTCTTCCAGCAACTCTGCAGATGACCACATTACAAGTGAGTCTTTGTCTGTTGTGAGGAGCGAGTCTAAACCATCTAAACCTCAAAAGCTTGTAAAGAGAGTTTCAGAGACTGTAGAAACTTTTCTTAGTGATGATGAGAGCCCTGATCATCAGTTAGTGTTGCCCTTAGCTGGATCTCCAGCCTTTAGATCATTTTTTCAGTCTCATGAAAGCTTAGAGCTGCCTTTAAAACAAGACTCAGATACGCTCAGTCCAATAGCTGATGATTCTTTGACAATAAGCCACAGAGACTCTCTAGATGGTAGTCCTCTATTGGAAGAAAATTCTTCTCATAAGTCCCCAGACTCTATTGAACCTAGTCCAACCAAGGAATCTCCCCCTCAGGACTCTTTAGAAAACAGCCCTGTAGAGCAAAAAAGCTACCCATGCTTCCCACCAGCACCAGGCCAACCTAGTAAATCCCGTAGCCATCCAGAGCCCTCCAAAGAGCCAGATTACCCCCAGGATGTTTTGCGTGGTAGACTGCTTCGAGACCATGAGGCTAGTGCGGACGATGACAGTTGTGAGCAGACATCTCAGATGACGAGCTCTGGTAAGAGTCCCCTCTCCCCTGACACTCCTAGTTCTGAAGAGGTAAGTTATGAGGTAACCCCCAAACCCCCTGACCATACACTCCTCTATGTTCCATCCAAACCAACTGCTATCCCTGAAGACCCAGAAGAAGAGGATACGTCAGAGAGCTATGAAGTTAAGAGAAAAATCACTCCAGAGGATGAAATGTTTAAGATGGcagccaaaataaaaacatttgatgaAATGGAGCAAGAAGAGAAGAGCAAAAAGAACTCTAGGAAAGATTTGTTTCCCTCAGCAGATGCCAAAATAGGGGAAGACAGCTATGAAACATTAGAGGCCACAAGTGAGAAGCTTTCACAAAGTGAATGTGGGCTCAACAGACCCACAGAAGAGTCACAGTTAGCTCTTTTTAATGATCCACATAATAAAGTacaacctccctctcctttttCAGCAGGTTTGCATGAAGGATCCCACAACAAAGAGgccaagaaaacaacaacagccagTGTCACTTCAGAGGGACCTCATTCTGTCTCAGACCAGCATCTTTCAAAAGCCAAACCAGAAGCTGCACAGCAACAAAGAGTCCAATCTGTAAAAGATGATAAAGACAGTAGTGACAAAAAGTCTTCCATAACATCAAGCACTGAAAACAGGACAGATGAACAAAAGGAGGAGAGTTTAAGGAAGTCAAAGGAAAATAGAGATAATAATGGTCAAGCATTAGGTCAGCAAAGTGGTCTAATAAAACCAAGTAGCAATGTAACAGATGAAGTGAAAGGAGATCACAGGGAGCATCCAGCTGCACCAGAGGCTGGACTTGGTGCCACTGTTACCCCAGGACAAAAGCAAGAAATGTTTAAACCAGAGGTCTGTGTCTATGATGATGCAGAAGAGGATGATGAGGCCCCAGTAGTTCCCAGAACAGAGTCCAAAGGTGTCACTGCTAAGGTAGACAGTGACTCTTGGCCGGCCATGCGGGAGGACGATGCCACCTTTGCAGCTCGCGTcaaggaggaagagcagaagaTATTAAATCTGGTGGTGGATCGTCAGTCTCTGCAAGCAACTCCAGACACAACGCCTGGTAGAACACCAACAGAAGACAGCACTCCCACCAGTGAACCCAACCCTTTTCTGTTCCAAGAAGGAAAGCTCTTTGAGATGACACGAAGCGGCGCTATTGATATGACTAAGAGGAGctatgaggaggaggggggtggttTTGCCTTTTTCCAGATAGGTGAACAGCCTTTAGAGGAGCCTCTTTTAGAAGATGACAGACAAGAAGGTAGGGGATCAGCAGCAGAATCAGAGGTTGGCCTCAATCTAACGCTACAGGTGAAAACAGAGGAAGCTGAGAATTtaacacaaaccacagctttACAATGTCAGTCCCCAGCTGATAGTGATCAGCTGACGTCTAAAGCTGATGCCTCTAAATCTAAAATTCCTAAAATGGGCATTTCAGCTTCAGGCAAACCTACAAAAAAAGATAAGACATCCCCTGAGGACACTGAAACTAAAAAAGATGCAGATTTAAATGAGGGATTTTTAGATTTAGACAAAGGTTCCCCTGACCAAATGATAACAAATGTACAGACAGCAGAATCTACAGTCACTAGATCTGTGTACTCTGAACAAGGCCAAGAATCCTCTGATTCCTCTCCTGAGGAACCACAGTCAGTGATAGAAGCCCCCAAAGCATCAGGCAAGTCTAAGCAAAGTGCTTCAAGTGGAGTTAAAAAGACCCCAGTCAAAACCAAAGCGAAGTCTGCCCCTCACGGTCGGGGTAAATCCACAACTCCCTCACAATCTCATTCAACATCCTCATCAACCGCTCTTAAAAAAGAATCTTCTTTTACTTCCGACTCAAAATCTAGAATCCCTGTCAAGGCTAGCGCTGTCAAGCCTGACTCCACTGCCAAACGCGCTGAATCTACCCAAGAGAAAAAGCTTAGAGTTCCTGTGAAAAAGGACACAAGGAGAAAATCTGAGACAGACATAGGTCCCTCTGTGGATGTCAAAACCAAGACCCCCTCTTCCAAAGCCAAGAGCTTTTGTCAGGAAGAGTCTACCAGACCTAAAAAAGAACAGGGTCGCCCCTTGAGTGCCGAGTCAGCAAAATCTAAAGGCTTCCAGTCCAGATTGCCAGTCCGGGGTAAAAGTGGTCAGTCATCTCAGACGTCAACACCCACTAAAGAGAAAAGTAACGTGCCCAAAGAGCCCTTTGAATTCTTTGAAGAGATAAGCGATGAAGCAGCAAAACTTGTGGCAAGGTTGGCACAGGcgcaggcagaggcagagaaacaacagGAGGCCGCCATCCACTCAGACGATGAGAGCAGTCTCGTTGATTCGTCACTTATAGAAAGAGAAACTTTCCCTGAGATGCAGTTCCCTCCCTCAGGAGACATCTTTCCCATTAGACCACTGTGGGATGACCCTGTTGAGACACAGATGCAGCGAATCCCAGATGATAAAGTCCAAAGTCAAG TAGATCCACAGGatgaagcagagagaaaagagcaaCGGTTGGCCATTATAGCCGACCACCTGGGCTTCAGCTGGACAG AGCTGGCTAGAGAACTGAACTTCAGTGAAGAAAGGATTAACCTGATACGGATAGAAAACCCTAACTCGCTTCAGGATCAAAGTCATGCCCTGCTGAACCTCTGGGCAGAGCAGGAGGGAAAGGACACCGCAG AATCAACTCTGATCAAAAGACTGACGAAGATCAACCGAATGGACATCGTTCATCTAATAGAAACAAAGATAATGAAGTCCACTCAGGACGAGACGTCATCACACACCTATGCAGAAATCGAACAGACTATAGCACTCGACCATAGTGAAG GGTTTTCTGCTCTTCATGAAGACATGGACAGCCCCAGTACGGGCAGGCGCACCGAGGCTGCACGTAGCAGTCCAGGCTCGGGGCGCGAGGTGCCCGTGGTGTCCGCCGAGGACCTGTCCTCCAGTTTGTCGTCACTTCATGAGGCACCAGGACGATCGGAGGCAGACTCCACAGCGACAGGGTTCCTTAGAAATGCCCAGAAAGAGAAGCTGCAAAAGCAGATGGAGACAACATA CACATCGCAAAGAATATACGAGGAAGTGATGGACCCTGTGCACACTGGCAGTTATAAACAA